The Ferviditalea candida genome includes the window AGCGGTATCGGCTGTTCACCGCTTCCCGGTAAGCGTTCAACACGTTCTCCCTTCCCGCAAAAGCGCTGATCAGCATCAACAGGGTCGATTTGGGCAGATGAAAGTTGGTCAGCAGGGCATCCACCATTTCCATCCGGTAACCGGGATAAATGAAAATATCGGTCCATCCGCTGCATTCCCGGATCCGTCCCCTGCCGAACTGTCCCCCAGCCGTTTCCAAGGTCCGTGCCGAAGTCGTACCCACCGCTATGATTCTCCCGCCCCGTTCAGCCGCGTCATTCAGCATTTCGGCAGTTTGCCTGGAGATGGAATAATACTCCGCATGCATTCGGTGCTCCTCGATGTTTGACACCGACACGGGACGGAAAGTCCCAAGGCCCACATGGAGAGTCAAATAAGCGATCGAGATCCCCATTCCGGCAATCCGGTTCAACATTTCATCCGTAAAATGCAGTCCAGCGGTCGGCGCCGCAGCGGATCCCTCGTGCTTGGCATATACCGTTTGGTAGCGGTTCTTATCCTCAAGCTGCTGCTTGATATAGGGCGGAAGCGGCATTTGGCCGAGCCTGTCAAGGATTTCATGAAAAATGCCCTGATAGTGAAACTTCAGGACTCTTTCTCCCATCTCCGCCTCCGATTCAACCTCAGCGGTCAAAACCGGCTCTTCTTGAGGACCGAACAGCAGCCGTGTCCCGGGCTTCACCCTTTTTCCCGGCTTGACCAGCGTTTCCCACCGGTCTTCTCCGAGGTTTTTGAGCAGAAGCACCTCAACCTTCGCCCCGGTTTGCGCTTTGACGCCGAACAATCGGGCCGGAATGACCTTGGTGTCATTCAGCACAAGAGTATCGCCGGCTTGCAAAAAACGGATCAAATCGTCAAAAAAGTAATGACCGATCTCGCCGGTGCGCTTATCCAGCGTCATCAGGCGGGACCGGTTTCTCTCCACAAGAGGGGATTGCGCGATCAATGATTCGGGAAGTTCAAAATCAAACCAATTTACGTCCATAGCCCTGCCTTTCATTCCTTCACGATGCTGATATCCTTATAATAGTATTGCAAAATATATTTATAGTCATACTGCAGCTCAGCCAACGCCCTGGCGCCCCATTGAGACATTCCGAGACCGTGTCCGTAGCCCAATCCGACAAAGCGGAACTCGGGCTGCCGAGTGGCCAGCCGGACTTGCCGGTTTTCGTTCATGAGCAGCAGATTATCCCCGGTCAGCTGCGAAACGTCCGATCCGGTTTCCGAACTGACGGAGGAGCTTCCGCTTACGGCATAAAGCCCACCTTTGGACTCGGGAAAACTCCGCTTCGTACCTTTCGCTCCCAATACAGTATACCTGCCCGTTTCCTCGACATCAAAGCGTGTGCTCGGCAAACCGTTCATCACGGTTCGGTATGAATCCGGCCGGCTTACTTTGATTTCCTGTCCGTTGGCCTGCATATCCATAACCCGTCCGGAGGGCCCCCGCTTCGTCACATTCAGCGTTAGAAGCGGCTCCGGGATGGACGAAGCGGAGACGTTGGCGTTAATCGAAGCCATTATTTCCTCGGCCGTAAACGGGCCTCTGATCCAACTGAAAGAGTTGGATTCCGGAACCTTGTCGATAGCGACGAAGCTGTCGCCGACATTAACCTGCGCGATGGGACCGTTCGAATTGTTGTCCACGTATGGGGCGGAACGCACATTGATTCCCGAATCCAGCGATTCTAAGATCGGCAATCCTGCCGGATTCGTTCGTCCGGTGATTTTCACAAAGTCTGAACGGATATAGCCGACTTTTCCGTCCGGCAGAACAATCCGATACCAAGAAAGCTTCTTGTCCTGTATGTCTTGATCCGGACTGGGCACACTTTTGATATACGACAATGGCGAACCCCAGACCTCGGACGCGTCTGCGGTCAAGCCTCCGCTGTTGGAATAATAGAAGGGCGTGATAAGCCCGTCCTTGTTGACGACCACTTCGCCTTTAGTCTTGTCTACGGCGGTAATGGCATCGGCGGATTCCTTATCCATCCCGAAATAGGCCTGATCATACGTGGTATCGGAAATATTGGCGATTTTATATTTCAGGCCCAGCGTCAATGCGTATGTTCTGGACACGACCGCTTGCGCCTTCAAAGCCTCCAAAGGCCAGCCCGAGCCCATTTCCGAACCGACCACGGAATACAGATACTGCTCAAAAGGAAGTTCATTGATCACTGCGAGCTTCCCGTTATACTGGCTCACTTCAATGCCGCCTCGATAATTGCGGCGGTATCTTTCCTGTACGCGAATTCCCGGCGACGCGGACGAAGCCCACACTTTCTCTCCGTTGGCATTGAAAAACAGATGCTCCATCACGGTCCCGGAGGAACTAAAAGAAGCATCTTCCCGCTTCAGCAGGTAAGGAGCATTCGTATCCGGTTTGACCAACTGCAAATCCGGGGCCGCCTTCAAGGCCGAGCTTTTGATTTCGTTTAACTGCGCTTGGGTCGATGCTTCCCCGATCCAAACCGAATAAACGGCCTTCCCTTGAGAATTCTGGTGATAAGCCGGATAGGCGTCAATCCCTAGAAGCGACAGCCCGTTTGCCCTGGCGCTCGCTTGCGCCTCCGTTTCAAAGGTACCCGCGATCCAATGGAGAGGACCGGCGACCACGGGAGTACCAGATGCATACCCGGCGATCCCTGCTGCTGTCGCAGCGGCTTTGCCCGCTTCATCGGAGCTTGCAAAATTGCCGATATAGACTTGATATACCACGGCCCCTTTTCTTGAGCCTTTAAACAAGTAAGGTTGAAAGCCGGAATCCTCCAGCTTGTTATACAGGTTTCTTGCCGAGGCGGCGCTTTGTGTTTCCAGCAGCTTCACCCTGTACTGGTCGATGCTGATGCGAACCGATTCGTTCGGCCCGGCTGAAAGCAGGTCGCGGTTTCCTTCGGGAAGGCGAATTCCGATTTGCAGGGACTGGGGGGAAGACAGCGTGACCGAAGGCACTGTACCGCGCTTGTCGATGAAAAGGCTGACCCTGATCCGATCGAGCTTGGGAATGGCCGCATACGAGGAATCTGCTTGAAAAGGGAGACTTGCCAAGAAGCATGCCGCAACAAGAATAGAGACGATGAGCGGTTGAGAACGATGCAAAAGTGACATGTTGCCGATTTTCCTTTCCCGTAATCAAAAATAATCTATGACATTAGACTCCAAAATCTGCAAAAAGTTTCAAAGGCGAACGCCAGGTCTCTACAGAAGATACCCCCCAACCCTATGAATCTTCATTTCCATAATTATGGGGTTTTTCGAGAGCCTAGGTTTCATCCATGTCCCGCAGGTCATAGCCGCTTATCCTCCCGCTCGGCGTGCACCGAACAGGTTCCCTCCGGGCAATCCACGTCGAGCGTTCCGAACAGCCTGTACCAGCACAAGCATTAAAGCATCGGCTCCCTTGCTGACATGTCCCGTCTCGTCAACCACATGGATTTCCGCCTCCAGCTCCAACAGCGGCAGACCGGGCGGCAGACTCCGGAGATCCGCGCTTTGATAAGGCTGCATCTCGAGCTCAGTGCCGGTACGCAGACCCTTAAGCACTTCGACCGTATTCGTACAAAGCCTGCATTTCGCGTCATACAGCAGGGTCAGTTTTCGGGGTCTGTTCAAGCCGGCGTCCCCTCCGATCAGTTCTTATCTTGGGGATAAACCATCCCCAAATGGCCGTACGCGAGCCGCGTAAGCATCCTGCCGCGCGGGGTGCGCTGAAGGAAGCCGATCTGCAGCAAATACGGCTCATACACATCCTCAATCGTCTGACTTTCTTCCCCGATCGATGCGGCAATCGTATCCAGGCCGACCGGACCGCCGTTGAACTGATGAATAATTGCCTTCAGCATTTTATGGTCGATGGCGTCCAGACCCAGATCATCCACTTGAATCATGGAAAGCGCCGAGCGGGCGATTTCCGTTGTAATGATGCCGTCGCCTTTGACTTGGGCATAATCCCTTACTCTTTTCAGCAATCGATTGGCGATGCGCGGAGTGCCTCGCGACCTCATGCCGATCTCGCGAGCGGCGTCCCCGACGATCTTGACGCCTAGAATTTCCGACGCCCGCTGGACGATGAATGTCAACTCCTCCACGGTGTAATATTCCAGCCGGCTCATGACTCCGAAGCGGTCTCTGAGGGGCGACGAAAGCAGTCCGGCACGAGTGGTTGCGCCAATCAAGGTAAAGGCCGGCAGGTCAAGCCGGACGGACCGGGCGCTCGGTCCCTTGCCGATAATGATATCCAGCGCAAAATCCTCCATTGCGGGATAGAGCACTTCCTCAACCGTTCGATGAAGCCGATGGATTTCATCGATAAAAAGCACATCGCCTTCCTGCAGATTCGTCAGGATGGCCGCGAGATCGCCGGGGCGTTCGATCGCCGGACCCGATGTCGTCCGGATATTTACGCCCAATTCATTGGCGATAATGATCGAGAGCGTGGTCTTGCCAAGCCCCGGAGGCCCGTACAGCAAAACGTGATCAAGCGCTTCCTTGCGCATTTTTGCAGCTTCAATATAGATCTTCAGGTTATCCTTCACCTGCGATTGACCGATATATTCCGATAAATATCGAGGACGGAGGCTGAGCTCCTCGGCCTGATCCTCCATCATGAAATTGGCGGAAATGATCCGTTCATCCATTGCTTATCCTCCAAACGCCAAATTATCCCTGAAACAGCGCTTTGAGCGCTTTTTTCAACAGCGTCTCGGCCGTATCCGTTTCATCAGCCGCAGCACGAATCGACTGCCATACGCGGTCCGTTTCGGCTTCCGAATAGCCAAGGGCAAGCAGGCCTTCTTTGGCCTCGGACCAAGCGCCCGGCCATTCGCCGGCAGCCGCGGAGCCGCCGCCGGAAACCGGCGATTCGATGCCCGCCGCAATCTTCTCCTTGCCCAGTTTGTCCTTGAGGTCAAGGATAATACGCTGCGCCGTTTTCCTGCCGATGCCCGGAAGCTTCGTCAGGTACGCCACATCCTCCTGCCGAATGGAAGCTATCACCCGATCGGGCGATCCTGCCGACAAGATTCCCAAAGCCACACGCGGACCGATGCCGCTGACCTCCAGCAATTTGCGGAACAGCGATTGTTGCTCCCGGTTTGGGAAGCCAAACAGCAAAATCGCGTCCTCGCGCACATGATGATGCGTAAATACGGTGAGATTTTTATCTTCGTTCTCCTGAAAAGCATAAGGATTCGGGCAAAACACCCTATACCCTATTCCGGCGACGTCCAACACCAAATAGTCCGATTCCCTGTAAGCGATCTTCCCCCGCAAAAATTCGATCATCTTTTGGACACCTCATTGATTTTATCGTTCAATGCGGACGAATGGGCATGACAAATCGCCACAGCCAATGCATCCGCCACATCATCGGGCTTGGGCACGATCGACAAATGCAGAAACATGCGGACCATTTCCTGGACTTGATGCTTTTCGGCTTTGCCGTAACCGACCACCGACTGCTTTACCTGCAGGGGGGTATATTCACCGATTTGCAGCCCGCGCTGGACCGCGGCAAGCAAAATGACGCCCCTGGCCTGACCCACGCTGAAGGCAGTGGTCACATTGCGGTTGAAAAACAGCTTTTCGACCGCAACGGCATCGGGCTTATATTTGCCGATCAGCATCTGCATCGCATCGTAAATTTCCTTCAGGCGCAAGCCCGGATCGGTATGCGCTTCGGTCTGGATGCTTCCGTATTGCACCGGCACAAGCCTGCTTCCTTTTTTATCGACAAAGCCGAATCCGACAATGGCAATTCCCGGGTCGATTCCAAGTATGCGCAACAAATACCTCTCCCATCAGCCTGCCAAAAACGGCACAAAGGCGAACATATGTATTTAATTTTCATTATAACATTACCTGTTTATCCTTGTCATGGAAAATAAAAAAACCACCCGAGTGATTTTTGTTACATACAATACCCCGCGATGTATACTACAATGAATTCAGTTTGATAAGAAAAACTTTTATCGAAGTCCTTCAAAGAAGCCGGACCGCGATGAAAGGAAGTTTTTCATGCCAATAAGAGTTTGCCTTTTCCAAAATCCGAAGGCTTATAAACTCTTATGTGGTAAATAAAAATTATTGGGAGGGTTTGAGATGTTTTTACGTTATTTTTACAATGAAAAATTGGCGCATGCTTCGTACATGTTCGGCTGCCAAGCGGTCGGCGAAGCCATTGTCGTTGATCCCAGCCGGGACGTTGAGCCTTATCTGAAGGTCGCAAAAGCGGAAGGGTTGAAAATCGTCGGAACACTGGAAACCCATCTCCATGCCGATTTTGTTTCGGGAGCACGCGAAATGGCGGACAGAGTGAACTCGACATTATATATTTCCGGCGAAGGCGGCGAAGGATGGAGGCATGAATATGTCGGTGATTTAAACCACAGATTCCTGAAAGACGGGGAAACTTTCAAAATAGGCAACCTGACCATTCAAGCCATGCATACGCCCGGTCACACGCCGGATTCGATGTCCTTCATCCTGACCGACGGTGCGGCGGCCGATCGTCCGATCGGCATTTTCACAGGCGACTTTGTGTTTGTCGGCGACGTCGGCAGACCGGATTTGGGGGATAGAGCGGTCGGACTCGTCGGTACGGCTGACATGCTGGCCCGGCTTCAGTACAAATCGCTGCAGCGCTTCAAGGAATTGCCGGATTATCTCCAAGTGTGGCCCGCACACGGGGCTGGAAGCGCCTGCGGCAAGGCATTGGGCGCCATTCCTTCCAGTACGGTCGGCTACGAAAGGCTGTTTAACCCGGCGCTGTCCTATACGGATGAAGATGCTTTTGTCGAGTTTTTGTTAGACGGGCAGCCGGAGCCGCCCAAATATTTCTCCCGAATGAACCCGACAAATAAAAAGGGCCCTGCCTTGATGAAGGATGTCAGAAAGCCGGAAGCTAATCTTTCCTATCAGGCACTGCTCGATGCAAAAGCCGAGAACGGAGCCATGCTGGTCGACACCCGAAGCGCCGATCAATTTTCGAAGGGGCATATACCGGGAACGATCAATATTCCATTAAACAAATCGTTCACCAATTGGGCCGGCTGGCTCGTCGATTATGAACGTCCGCTGTACCTGCTGATCGGGCAGGGCCGCGTCGACGAAGCCGCGCTTGATCTGTATTCCATCGGAATCGATAATTACGCGGGTTATGCGGAACTGGCCGCTCTTCAGCAATATGAAGAAAACGGCGGGGCATTGCAAACCTACCAGACGACCAGACCTTCAGAAATCGCTGAAAAAGTGCTCAACGGCGAAGTCCATGTCGTCGATGTCCGCAATGATTCCGAACGCAAGGAAGGGTATATCCCTTCGTCGCAGCACATCATGCTCGGCTACCTGTCGGATCGGTATATGGAAATCCCAACCGATAAGCCGATACTCGTGCAATGCCGCTCCGGAGCTCGGTCGGCTATTGCGGCAAGCATTCTACAGGCCAAAGGAATCACCAACGTCATCAATCTGCTCGGCGGCTATGATGAATGGTCCAAGCAAGGACTGCCGAAGGAAGTCATGACTGCCGTCGTCTAAAAACAAACTCCAAAAGGGCTGCTCCGAAGCAGATACATCTGCTGCAGGGCAGCCCCCTGTTTTGGCGATGGGATTTTAGAATGAAGGGGTCATTACCTTTTTCGTTTCCTCTACGGCAAAGTCGCTGAATGTGGAAAGAACGCTGTTATATTCGGCCAAATCCGTAACCCGAATGCCATCGTAAAGCTGTCTGACCGTTTCATGAGGCAAACTGCTTTTCAACCGCTTGATATTTAACTGAAAAAAGGTCCGAATCACTTGATCGTTCGCAGGAAGTCCGTTGAACAGCGACAAATTCCCGTTTTGATCCACGCCAAAGTAAGCGTTGCGTTTGCATTCCGGCGAAAGGTCATCGATTTTGCGGGAAAATGTCAGCAGGTTTCCTGTGCTGCTTTCCACGTTCCAATCCGGATTTTTGGCATAAGCGTCACCGATTTGCCCGGCGGACCATGCACCCAGCCGTTCGGTTTGTTCGCCGCAGGCGTATACGGTATGAAGACTGACTTGCTTTCGGCTTCCCGCAGACATTCCCTTTACAATTTCATCAAGGGGTGTTCTCTCCTGCCGCTGCGGGGCGTATTTGGAACCAGTCATCGCGCTTACAGCCTGCTGCCCTGCTGAACCGGACAAAGCATGTTCCGTTGACGGGAGCCGAAAAACGATGCCGGCAGTCAAGGACATTCCGATCAACACGGCTAGAAATCCGAGCGATAACCCGCGGCGTTTTCGACGAAGGCGCTTCTTGATTCTTTTGAGCAGATTGGAATAATTCACTTCGATCGCCTTCCATACTGGTTTTTTACTATTTTAACCAGCATACCGGAGGCATATTCAGTATTTTAACAACGCAAACCATCCTCTATTTGTTGAGCCAGGGAAGATTTTCCGGCTTTTTTTCCAGTTTGGCTCTGCGCTGATGACCGCGAGCAGCCTGACGCTTTCTTGCCCCGTTTTTTGACGTTCCGGTTGATTTCTTTTCAACCTGCTTGATATTCGCCTCTCCACCGTCCGTTTGTTGGGCAACTCCCCCGGATGTCACACCCGTGTTCGCCAAGCCGTCAATGGCCCTGTGAACCGCTCCTACAGGGCTGTACGGCGTCGCGAAAGGATCGGAGTAACCAAGGGCCATGGGGAAGGAATACGGACTTCCGAATCCCGCATTTCCAAAACTTGTGTTCAACGGAGCGTTGAAGAGAAAGCGGTACGGCATCCCGTACGGCGCGGAATAGGCGGAAGTGTAGGCATTAACTGGATTTGACGCGCCCGGATAAGGATCGGCGAATGGGCTGTACGGCTGCGTCATCGACAAATTCGCATAGGCACCCATCTGTCCGCATCCGTACGGATATGCATCATGCATATAAGGCGGCGTCGCAGAAACATTTGTGTGCGAATTGGACCATAGTCCGCTGGATTCAAGAGAAATCGGCGAATTCATATTTGTCGAATCGGCTGCGGACAGATAGGGCATCTCTTGATTCATCATATTCCCCGACACCTCTGTGGCCGGAACTTTATATTGGGCGAATAAATCCTCGACTTTTTTGGCATTTTCGACAGGTGCTTGCATGAACGGATTTCCCATCCCGACAGGATCCAGGTTCTCCTTCAAGACCTTATAACTCGTTTCCGGCGGATTTTCAATGGAAATCTTGTTCAACTCCACGTTCACTTCAAAAACGTTTTCTTCCGCCACAGGGTTGACAGGCTGATTGTTTCCGGGATTGCTCTGCACGGCTGTCGGCGCTTCATTCAGCGATTGATTGAGAGGTGCGCCCGCCCCGATTTTGGGAATGTAGACCACCTCACCCGTCAGCAGCACATTCGGATTTTTCAGCTGCGGATTCGCCTGAATCAGCGTATGCAGCGAAACTCCCCATTCTTTGGACAATTTCCAAAGCGAATCTCCCTGCTTCACGACATGTTTGTATGCGATCATGTTTTCCGGGAGCTTCACCGGCTGGGCGTTAGCGGGAATTTTCACCTTCATTCCGACATCGATGACATCCGGGTTGGCAATCTGGGGATTGGCTTCAATCAGCTTCTGCAGATCGACATGATATTTTTGCGACAACTTGTA containing:
- a CDS encoding rhodanese-like domain-containing protein gives rise to the protein MFLRYFYNEKLAHASYMFGCQAVGEAIVVDPSRDVEPYLKVAKAEGLKIVGTLETHLHADFVSGAREMADRVNSTLYISGEGGEGWRHEYVGDLNHRFLKDGETFKIGNLTIQAMHTPGHTPDSMSFILTDGAAADRPIGIFTGDFVFVGDVGRPDLGDRAVGLVGTADMLARLQYKSLQRFKELPDYLQVWPAHGAGSACGKALGAIPSSTVGYERLFNPALSYTDEDAFVEFLLDGQPEPPKYFSRMNPTNKKGPALMKDVRKPEANLSYQALLDAKAENGAMLVDTRSADQFSKGHIPGTINIPLNKSFTNWAGWLVDYERPLYLLIGQGRVDEAALDLYSIGIDNYAGYAELAALQQYEENGGALQTYQTTRPSEIAEKVLNGEVHVVDVRNDSERKEGYIPSSQHIMLGYLSDRYMEIPTDKPILVQCRSGARSAIAASILQAKGITNVINLLGGYDEWSKQGLPKEVMTAVV
- a CDS encoding BofC C-terminal domain-containing protein; translation: MNYSNLLKRIKKRLRRKRRGLSLGFLAVLIGMSLTAGIVFRLPSTEHALSGSAGQQAVSAMTGSKYAPQRQERTPLDEIVKGMSAGSRKQVSLHTVYACGEQTERLGAWSAGQIGDAYAKNPDWNVESSTGNLLTFSRKIDDLSPECKRNAYFGVDQNGNLSLFNGLPANDQVIRTFFQLNIKRLKSSLPHETVRQLYDGIRVTDLAEYNSVLSTFSDFAVEETKKVMTPSF
- the queA gene encoding tRNA preQ1(34) S-adenosylmethionine ribosyltransferase-isomerase QueA; this encodes MDVNWFDFELPESLIAQSPLVERNRSRLMTLDKRTGEIGHYFFDDLIRFLQAGDTLVLNDTKVIPARLFGVKAQTGAKVEVLLLKNLGEDRWETLVKPGKRVKPGTRLLFGPQEEPVLTAEVESEAEMGERVLKFHYQGIFHEILDRLGQMPLPPYIKQQLEDKNRYQTVYAKHEGSAAAPTAGLHFTDEMLNRIAGMGISIAYLTLHVGLGTFRPVSVSNIEEHRMHAEYYSISRQTAEMLNDAAERGGRIIAVGTTSARTLETAGGQFGRGRIRECSGWTDIFIYPGYRMEMVDALLTNFHLPKSTLLMLISAFAGRENVLNAYREAVNSRYRFFSFGDAMFIY
- a CDS encoding SpoIID/LytB domain-containing protein, producing the protein MSLLHRSQPLIVSILVAACFLASLPFQADSSYAAIPKLDRIRVSLFIDKRGTVPSVTLSSPQSLQIGIRLPEGNRDLLSAGPNESVRISIDQYRVKLLETQSAASARNLYNKLEDSGFQPYLFKGSRKGAVVYQVYIGNFASSDEAGKAAATAAGIAGYASGTPVVAGPLHWIAGTFETEAQASARANGLSLLGIDAYPAYHQNSQGKAVYSVWIGEASTQAQLNEIKSSALKAAPDLQLVKPDTNAPYLLKREDASFSSSGTVMEHLFFNANGEKVWASSASPGIRVQERYRRNYRGGIEVSQYNGKLAVINELPFEQYLYSVVGSEMGSGWPLEALKAQAVVSRTYALTLGLKYKIANISDTTYDQAYFGMDKESADAITAVDKTKGEVVVNKDGLITPFYYSNSGGLTADASEVWGSPLSYIKSVPSPDQDIQDKKLSWYRIVLPDGKVGYIRSDFVKITGRTNPAGLPILESLDSGINVRSAPYVDNNSNGPIAQVNVGDSFVAIDKVPESNSFSWIRGPFTAEEIMASINANVSASSIPEPLLTLNVTKRGPSGRVMDMQANGQEIKVSRPDSYRTVMNGLPSTRFDVEETGRYTVLGAKGTKRSFPESKGGLYAVSGSSSVSSETGSDVSQLTGDNLLLMNENRQVRLATRQPEFRFVGLGYGHGLGMSQWGARALAELQYDYKYILQYYYKDISIVKE
- a CDS encoding LysM peptidoglycan-binding domain-containing protein; this translates as MKIHIVKKGDTLYKLSQKYHVDLQKLIEANPQIANPDVIDVGMKVKIPANAQPVKLPENMIAYKHVVKQGDSLWKLSKEWGVSLHTLIQANPQLKNPNVLLTGEVVYIPKIGAGAPLNQSLNEAPTAVQSNPGNNQPVNPVAEENVFEVNVELNKISIENPPETSYKVLKENLDPVGMGNPFMQAPVENAKKVEDLFAQYKVPATEVSGNMMNQEMPYLSAADSTNMNSPISLESSGLWSNSHTNVSATPPYMHDAYPYGCGQMGAYANLSMTQPYSPFADPYPGASNPVNAYTSAYSAPYGMPYRFLFNAPLNTSFGNAGFGSPYSFPMALGYSDPFATPYSPVGAVHRAIDGLANTGVTSGGVAQQTDGGEANIKQVEKKSTGTSKNGARKRQAARGHQRRAKLEKKPENLPWLNK
- a CDS encoding DCC1-like thiol-disulfide oxidoreductase family protein yields the protein MNRPRKLTLLYDAKCRLCTNTVEVLKGLRTGTELEMQPYQSADLRSLPPGLPLLELEAEIHVVDETGHVSKGADALMLVLVQAVRNARRGLPGGNLFGARRAGG
- the ruvC gene encoding crossover junction endodeoxyribonuclease RuvC, whose translation is MRILGIDPGIAIVGFGFVDKKGSRLVPVQYGSIQTEAHTDPGLRLKEIYDAMQMLIGKYKPDAVAVEKLFFNRNVTTAFSVGQARGVILLAAVQRGLQIGEYTPLQVKQSVVGYGKAEKHQVQEMVRMFLHLSIVPKPDDVADALAVAICHAHSSALNDKINEVSKR
- the ruvB gene encoding Holliday junction branch migration DNA helicase RuvB produces the protein MDERIISANFMMEDQAEELSLRPRYLSEYIGQSQVKDNLKIYIEAAKMRKEALDHVLLYGPPGLGKTTLSIIIANELGVNIRTTSGPAIERPGDLAAILTNLQEGDVLFIDEIHRLHRTVEEVLYPAMEDFALDIIIGKGPSARSVRLDLPAFTLIGATTRAGLLSSPLRDRFGVMSRLEYYTVEELTFIVQRASEILGVKIVGDAAREIGMRSRGTPRIANRLLKRVRDYAQVKGDGIITTEIARSALSMIQVDDLGLDAIDHKMLKAIIHQFNGGPVGLDTIAASIGEESQTIEDVYEPYLLQIGFLQRTPRGRMLTRLAYGHLGMVYPQDKN
- the ruvA gene encoding Holliday junction branch migration protein RuvA; translation: MIEFLRGKIAYRESDYLVLDVAGIGYRVFCPNPYAFQENEDKNLTVFTHHHVREDAILLFGFPNREQQSLFRKLLEVSGIGPRVALGILSAGSPDRVIASIRQEDVAYLTKLPGIGRKTAQRIILDLKDKLGKEKIAAGIESPVSGGGSAAAGEWPGAWSEAKEGLLALGYSEAETDRVWQSIRAAADETDTAETLLKKALKALFQG